From the genome of Candidatus Defluviilinea proxima:
ACTCTGAAGTGAGGGGAAGTGTTACTTTCTAATATTACAAAGTTTTCAGTTAGCGCTTTCAAGTGAAACTGTATGACCTTAAGGTTGTAGTCTATCTCGTAGATCAGAGCCCATAATATCTTGCGTTGTTTCTCTGCTTTGCGATAGCGCGAACTCCACTCTTTATCAAGAATCCCTAGCGAAAATGCAATACAAGCAAAAATTATTTCTCGAAGCAAAAAGGCTTCTTCGCCATAGTGGCAAGTTATGCTAAATTCAGAGCCTTTCCATTCTATTTCCTTTGCTTCAAAATTAGGTGTGTCAAGCAAACCATCTACTAGCGCTTTACGCATAAGACGAATTTCACCAAAGGTCGGTACAGTTTTTGCTGAATGTGTGTATTGATGACGTCGACAATCAAGTAAATAATCGAGAATAACCTTCAATTTCTGTTCGTTATTTTTGCTACTCCACGAATCTGGGGCGCTGTTTACTTTATGAATGGTGTAGGCGTTGACGATTTCAAGTTTAAGGTATTCGGGGAGGCTTTGTACAAGGTTATGTATGTTTTTGATTACTCCATAATATTTGCTATATATACCTATTAATCCTTCTATTATCGAAAGATAAATATCTTTGTTGAAAGTTTTCAAGGAGTCGAAAAGTTCATTGAGAAAACTATCTCTTTCCTTGACGCCAGAATAAACCCCTTTAGAAGTTCGAGCCCACCCAGGAAAATCAATAAAATTGTCTTTTCCAGCTAATGTATCTAGACATGTACAGAGTAAATAAAGTTCAAGGTCATTCCTATGAAACCCTTCTAGCGCGTCGTCAATATCTGTAGTAACTAAACTTGACGGTGCTTTAAAGCGCAAATAATCAGTAAAATGGACTCGGCTTACTACTCGAACCAGACGATCAAAAAAAGCTTGATCTCTATGTCCAATGTCTCGAATCTCTTCTACGCTAAGTATTCGAAACGCGACTAGATGTGCAACGCTAATTCCTTCATATGTTGCGCTATCCATGATTGGCAAGTCCATTAATCTTTATCCTTATCCTATCTATATTTCAAACATTATAGAGCTACACAAACGAAAACATAACAATTGACCTCACCCCTAGCCCCTCTCCTGAAGGAGATGGGAACTGGTCACGAGGCTGGATTGTTTTGAAGAATTACAGCTTAAGCTTAGTATCCTCCACCTGAATAATCAGGTGGTTCTGGTTTTGTATATATGGTGCTTGGGAAACTTGGTATATTTATATTAGGATGTCTTGCTGCATATTGTAATTCTTTTTGCTCCCGAGTATGTTCATCAGCACTTTTCTTTAGTGCGTCTTCTACAATGAAACTGAAAGTCCCACCAATCAAGTAAATTAATAGCATAGTGAAAACCCCGATACTCCCACCAATTGTCATTAGACTTTGCCCTATCGTCGGTATTGTGACTAAAACAGTAATGGCAATTAAGCTAAGCCTATCAATGAACCCCAAATAACCCTTCCATATGCTTTGGTCTATTAGTGTCATTATGAAGACGATAATGCGTCCTGCAAAACTATACTTATCTTTTGTTTTCAGATAGAACCTCTGCGTGCTTTCACTGCAACGTTCAAGAACTTCCTCATCTTGTTTAGCAGCTTTCCAAACTCCAGCGCCAAACGCAAAAGGAAAACGAATAATTGATCTTACTAGGTATATATAACCTGTAAGAAAGATTAAATCGATGAAAGCCAACAAAATATTGTCTGTGTGTAATGGGAAAGTCAGACCAAGGATATGACACAAGGTTGCTGTCATTAGAACAACAATTACAGTTCTTTGTTCGACGAGACCAAATCCTAAATCTTTCATTTTTGCCTCCTATTACTGTGCCTACTTAATGAGCAAGGACTCATCTAATTGCTATCTTTAGATTATCTAGTTTATAGGTTACGTAGTTCCCTCGTTTCCAGCATTATAGAACGAGGGGAAGAAAAAGACAACGGAGGGGGATGACCTCTCTCCCGTCTCTCCTAAAGGAGAGAAGCCCAGACCCTTCTCGAACAAGACTATCTTTGGAAACTCAACACGCCACTCATTCAAATATGTTGTCTGCCTTGCTCAATCTCGCAATCGGATTGCCAGGTCAACCTGCCAATTTTTCTTTCTGGGTTCCGTTCGATAATCTGTAAGATATGCTTCGTAGCGGCAGGCAAACGCGTCGCCCTTTGATGTGTCTTCTCGATCTGTTTCCAGTTTCTGCTCTTTTATCCATGTCAACAATGCCTGATTTCCCCGCAGTGCATATCGTGAATAGGTGAGGTGTGCATAACGTCCAGCAGGAAGGACTCCGCTTTTCACACGCTCGTCTCCTGCCTGCTGTGATGTCACCACAAATCCAGCTTCCACATCCATCAACCCTTTCATGTCAATGACATGGTATCGAAGAAAATATGGACCTTGGTCCGCTAAACCTTGTGCATTGACCCACTGACGCAGTTCTTTAAAGAGCTTGTCTGTCTGGGCAAACATGCCTTCGAAAGGGGTAATGATTCGAAGACCAACATACTGCTTCGCGGCGCGCTGGTCGATTCCTCGGGCGCCTATTTCTGGTGGAAATTGTAAGGTTTTCATCTGTGATTCACCAGATTACTTGCTAAGTTGTTTCATTCTCTTAACAGATGCGGTCACCAACTGTTTCAAGACCTTCTTATCCACATCGTCCAGTTTCTTGATGTATAAACATCCTAC
Proteins encoded in this window:
- a CDS encoding GyrI-like domain-containing protein is translated as MKTLQFPPEIGARGIDQRAAKQYVGLRIITPFEGMFAQTDKLFKELRQWVNAQGLADQGPYFLRYHVIDMKGLMDVEAGFVVTSQQAGDERVKSGVLPAGRYAHLTYSRYALRGNQALLTWIKEQKLETDREDTSKGDAFACRYEAYLTDYRTEPRKKNWQVDLAIRLRD